From Marivirga harenae, one genomic window encodes:
- a CDS encoding alpha/beta fold hydrolase produces MKKIFKIIGFVLLSIVSLFLILLLIFYKSDIPADTNHKKYFTAESQYIEIDGNKLHIRKVGKGFPVLLIHGSFSSLHTWEVWQKEFAQDFTTISVDLAGHGLTGPNHQEKYDTDYYADLLWKLVQELDYDSIALAGNSMGGQVAYKMTLLNPTMVNKLILLNSSGARIANDTAKFKDQNRFSVFSLINHPVFSKLMTSITPKFLFRMSLEQVYYDKSKITDEKIQMYYDLMLHEGNRKATLKRFSQRVPSEFEKLSQIQIPTLILWGEHDSWIPVEHAYRFDSILPKSELKIYKNAGHVPMEEIPLETAKDALEFLKSSLLNPKGT; encoded by the coding sequence ATGAAAAAAATCTTCAAAATTATAGGATTCGTTTTATTGAGCATCGTGAGTCTTTTCCTGATTCTATTGCTCATTTTTTATAAATCTGATATTCCTGCTGATACAAATCACAAAAAATACTTTACTGCAGAATCTCAATATATTGAGATAGACGGTAATAAACTACATATTAGGAAAGTAGGAAAAGGCTTTCCTGTTTTGTTAATTCATGGAAGTTTTTCTTCCTTACACACTTGGGAAGTTTGGCAAAAGGAATTTGCTCAAGATTTCACGACCATCTCTGTTGACTTAGCAGGTCATGGGCTTACAGGTCCAAATCATCAAGAAAAGTACGACACTGATTACTATGCTGATCTACTTTGGAAACTTGTACAAGAGCTGGATTATGATAGCATAGCACTGGCTGGAAACTCAATGGGTGGACAAGTAGCTTATAAAATGACGCTGCTTAATCCCACAATGGTTAATAAATTAATACTCTTAAACTCCTCTGGAGCAAGAATAGCCAATGATACTGCAAAATTTAAAGATCAGAATAGATTTTCAGTATTCTCATTAATTAACCATCCTGTATTCTCAAAACTCATGACCAGCATTACTCCCAAATTTCTTTTCAGAATGAGCTTAGAACAGGTTTACTATGATAAATCTAAAATTACCGATGAAAAAATTCAAATGTATTATGATCTCATGCTCCATGAAGGAAACAGAAAAGCGACCTTAAAAAGATTTAGTCAAAGAGTCCCTTCCGAATTTGAAAAATTATCACAGATACAAATCCCTACGCTTATTTTGTGGGGCGAGCACGATAGCTGGATTCCCGTAGAGCATGCCTATAGATTTGACAGTATCTTACCCAAGAGTGAATTAAAGATCTATAAGAATGCTGGCCATGTCCCAATGGAGGAAATCCCATTAGAAACTGCAAAAGATGCTCTTGAATTTTTGAAGTCCTCCCTTCTCAATCCTAAAGGGACTTAA
- a CDS encoding NAD(P)/FAD-dependent oxidoreductase has translation MQEQKVIIIGAGIAGLTAAIELEKAGFKPTILEGSDSIGGRVKTDKFGGYLLDHGFQVLLTAYPEAQYYLEYDKLNLKKFSPGALILDGQHGEYVISDPIRQPTSLFSMLFSPVGSLSDKIKIFQWNRALKKLSIDSIFEKPEVSSIEFLRKKGFSESIIKQFFKPFFGGIFLENELQTSSRMLEFVFKMFGEGFAAVPESGMKAIPEMLASNLSQTDIKLNKRVEKVERRKVILENGEELEADVIIIATKANQLLPQLDGQFAEDQFVTNLYFSSDIDPIGKPLIALVPDDDKLINNITVMNKTSSSYAPAGSFLLSISVTKNYQENDKQLKQRILKELIELFPQLSNATIEHLKTYYIDNALPQIDDFQNKMNPSQSKVHQGIYLAGDYLLNGSINAAMASGRYAAHAVFEDLKGQGFHN, from the coding sequence ATGCAAGAACAAAAAGTAATCATTATAGGAGCGGGGATAGCTGGATTAACAGCAGCTATTGAATTAGAAAAAGCAGGTTTTAAACCTACTATCTTAGAAGGGTCAGACAGCATTGGCGGTAGGGTGAAAACTGATAAGTTTGGCGGATATCTTTTAGATCATGGTTTTCAAGTGTTATTGACCGCCTATCCTGAAGCTCAATATTATTTGGAATATGATAAGCTTAATTTGAAAAAGTTTAGTCCAGGGGCATTGATTTTAGATGGACAGCATGGAGAATATGTAATTTCTGACCCGATAAGACAGCCTACTTCCCTTTTTAGCATGTTATTTTCTCCTGTAGGCAGTTTATCTGATAAAATTAAAATATTTCAATGGAATAGGGCTTTAAAGAAATTATCTATAGATAGTATTTTTGAGAAACCGGAGGTGTCTTCTATTGAATTCTTAAGAAAGAAGGGATTTAGTGAATCCATAATAAAGCAATTCTTCAAGCCCTTTTTTGGTGGTATTTTCCTGGAAAATGAATTGCAAACTTCTTCCCGTATGCTGGAATTTGTTTTTAAAATGTTTGGCGAAGGTTTTGCAGCCGTACCTGAATCTGGAATGAAGGCTATTCCTGAAATGTTGGCCAGTAACTTATCACAGACAGATATTAAGCTTAATAAAAGGGTAGAAAAAGTTGAGAGAAGAAAAGTAATTCTAGAAAACGGAGAAGAGCTGGAAGCTGATGTCATTATTATTGCAACGAAAGCAAACCAATTGCTACCGCAGCTCGATGGACAATTTGCAGAAGACCAATTCGTAACCAATTTGTATTTCAGTTCTGATATTGATCCTATTGGTAAACCTCTAATTGCATTAGTGCCTGATGACGATAAATTAATCAATAATATCACGGTCATGAATAAAACCTCTTCCTCTTATGCACCAGCAGGAAGTTTCTTACTCTCCATTTCTGTTACCAAAAACTATCAAGAAAACGATAAACAATTAAAGCAGAGAATATTGAAAGAGTTGATCGAGTTATTTCCGCAACTATCGAATGCTACCATTGAGCATCTTAAAACCTATTATATTGATAATGCATTGCCTCAAATTGATGACTTTCAAAACAAAATGAATCCCTCACAATCCAAAGTCCATCAAGGCATATACTTAGCAGGGGATTACCTATTAAACGGCTCCATCAATGCTGCAATGGCCTCTGGTAGATATGCGGCTCACGCAGTTTTCGAAGATTTGAAAGGCCAAGGATTTCATAATTGA
- a CDS encoding AMP-binding protein, with product MPPALSRHVSVIYNKNEYHLQDFIHHFNNSKDQHLQSIIAFIVDWNSSSDHIFQSTSGSTGKPKRIKIQKSQIKSSALATLETLNLKEGDKALLCINPSFIGGKMMIARALIGGLDLHIAPISGNPLIDFMDNSIIDFFSFVPYQMERIIEESPESIKYLERSKAIILGGAPVPDNLAQKIKSHFYNTKVYSTYGMTETVSHVALKRINSAKEECFNALKGVSFSVDNRNCLIVNAPKISGQDSLLTNDVVELISLTQFNWLGRYDFVINSGGIKIHPEIIEKEIASIFSEFNISNRFFVFGLPHEKFGESLNLVLEGDVATENIPKILKSKLEAFQAPKQIFTIDEFAETENGKINRKRTIETILEQ from the coding sequence ATGCCTCCAGCATTGTCTAGACACGTATCGGTCATTTATAATAAGAATGAATATCATTTACAGGATTTTATCCATCATTTTAACAATAGTAAAGATCAACATCTACAAAGCATAATTGCATTTATAGTAGATTGGAATTCGAGTTCTGATCACATTTTTCAATCTACATCTGGATCGACTGGGAAGCCAAAAAGGATCAAAATACAAAAGAGTCAGATCAAATCAAGTGCTTTAGCAACCTTAGAAACGCTTAATTTAAAGGAAGGCGATAAGGCATTGCTGTGCATAAATCCCTCTTTTATAGGGGGGAAAATGATGATTGCCAGAGCTTTGATCGGAGGATTAGATTTGCATATTGCCCCAATTTCTGGTAATCCTTTGATAGATTTTATGGACAATTCAATCATTGATTTTTTCTCATTTGTGCCCTATCAAATGGAAAGGATTATAGAGGAAAGTCCCGAAAGCATAAAATATTTAGAACGATCCAAAGCTATTATTTTAGGGGGTGCTCCTGTTCCAGATAATTTAGCTCAGAAAATTAAATCTCATTTTTATAATACCAAAGTTTATAGCACATACGGAATGACAGAAACAGTCTCTCATGTTGCATTAAAACGCATCAATTCGGCAAAGGAGGAATGCTTCAATGCATTGAAAGGAGTTAGCTTTTCAGTTGATAATCGAAATTGTTTGATTGTAAATGCTCCAAAAATCAGTGGTCAAGATTCACTGCTAACAAATGATGTAGTTGAATTAATTTCCCTAACCCAATTTAATTGGTTAGGAAGGTATGATTTTGTAATCAATTCCGGAGGCATAAAAATTCACCCTGAAATCATCGAGAAAGAAATAGCTTCCATATTTAGTGAATTCAACATAAGCAATCGATTTTTTGTATTTGGTTTACCGCATGAAAAGTTTGGTGAATCTTTAAATTTGGTACTGGAAGGCGATGTGGCCACTGAGAATATTCCCAAAATTTTAAAATCGAAATTAGAAGCTTTTCAGGCTCCTAAACAAATCTTTACCATTGATGAATTCGCAGAAACTGAAAATGGTAAAATCAACCGAAAAAGGACTATTGAAACTATTTTAGAGCAATAA